The genomic window GACTGCCACCTGTGCAGGACTCGGCAGACCACACAGCAACATCAGTAAGCACAGCTTCTGACACCAAACCCTGAAATAagttttgaaactaaatgagacagacagagtgtgtgtgtgtgtgtgtgtgtgtgtgtgtgtgtgcttaaggaACAGGTGTCTGGCCACAGAGGGGGGTTACACCTCTAGTGCCCAGGGCAGCTCCGGGTGATAAGAGTGCTCCTTATCTCCCACTGCTCGCTGGCAATCACACCTTGCTGCTCCGTGGCATTCAGCAGCGGACCTCTGAACTCCCACAATCCCACAGACCCCGTCACCTGTCGCCCACGAGGGAGCTGTTCAGCAAGACACAGACACTCAGTGAACTATAATTAGATAAATTGCCATGAAAgcctgtgcaggtgtgtgtcagTTCTGCTAAACGTGTCAAAACGGAGCAAGCTAAGATCGCTTAGCTTGTGCAAACGGAAAAATAAGGAAGCTTGTGCAATCTTTTCATCATAGCTCTATTGCCAAAAGGTGGACATTaacatttctctgtctctttaatGGAAAGtgaaagggagaaaagggagacagagagattggGGTGTGGGTTTCACATTGGCTCCATTACTGTTTGCTTTGTCATCTTGAGTGAAAAATATCTTATTCCTAGACTGGAACCTTCACCTCCCTCCCACCGTGAGTACAATATCACCGGGGTTGTGTTCTGTCTGAGGAGAGACAGGAGAAATTACTGGtctccacagagagagagaaggagagagagagagagagagagaaggagagagagagagagagagagaaggagagagagagagagagagagagaggagagagagagagagagagagagagagagagagagagagagagagagagagagagagagatagatagatagatagatagatagatagatagatagatagatagagagagagagagagagagagagagagagagagagagagggagggagggagggagggagagagagagagagagagagagagagggagagagagagagatagagaggagggggCAAACAGAAACAGAATGGAAATGGAAGGAGACATCTGATAGCTTGGCACAGCACACACTCCCTGCTTAAAGGCCATGTTTGAAATCAATAAAAGGAGGGGAAATGACAGAAGGGAGTGATAAGAGCTGTTGGacacaaagagagaaggagaagtgcAGAACCATTCACTGATGAAAATATTTTACACAAGCTATCTGAGCTAAGTTTTAGCTATTGTGACTTAGCCAGGTGATATTTGTAACAAATGACATCTTGTGCGTTATTTTACAGTTGGATTAGCAGGCttactgttttgttttgaacCACATTAAGAATGCCCTGTGTAGCAACATCACAGGGTATTCTCCCCTGGTCACACCCTCAACAGGTGAGCACCTGACAGACCTGTGGATGATTAACCCCTTTGGTTCCAGAAGGCCGTTGCTATGACGACAAGTCACACAGGGGGCCATCTGGACTTAATCCATAAGAGAATGCAAAAATCTGCATAGCCACACCCCCAAAAGAAAACCTAACAACACTTCCTCAACCCTTTTTGGTCATTTATCTTCGAAGGGGTTCCCAGGGTACCACACACTCATATAACAAATTAAGTGGCATCTGTGTGTCAGGAATGATTTGTTTAAGGAAAGCTATAATATGGCTGgtattaatattttgactggCAAATCAACCACTCTGTGGCAGAATATTATAATATGCTGGGACACAGTTACGTGACTTTCTAACTAAGGTCCACCACAACAGCAACTGTCAATCCATCCCCCAGAAGAGGAAGTAAACAACAGCTCCTTAAGGGCTTTGagcttgtgatgtctgtgggGACGTGAACCACAACGTGTGTGCACTTCCTTCTAGAACGAGAGGAGCTCATAATGTAGCCAAATTCTCTGAAGGCTTAATGAGTTCTTCTTGAAAATTCCTATTCGAAACCAATGGAGCCAACAGtgtcacacaacacaacaacaactacagcaACACAACAAAATTCACAACTTATTGTATGTTTGACTTGATGCACTGtaaaaatcactgtcaaaatGCCATGAAAGGACTAGAAGAACCTCAGGCTGGTCAGAAGAGACCGGTCTTCACTCAAAATCGAGGGAACACTCTAGACGAGGTGACATAACCCACCTGAGGACCAGTTCCTTGTCATGTCCCAGGTAACACAATGGAGCAGCTTACCGTGAGTATTCGGTCCACCCCAGCATGAGGGTCTGTCTGCATGGGGCTATACTGGGTGTTGTGAACCCATGGTCCTCAATGGCCTAGACGAGGGGAAACAGGAAAGGTCAATCATATTAattcatgtagcctatgatCTCACGCTCACTCTTATAGTCGCTCTCTCAAACTCCATGATGAATCCATGATGAAACAACTTCAGTTGGAACACAGTGATTTATGAGACTAGAGTGGGCACTAGTATGTCACGTGCCGTATGTTGGTTCTCTGAGGCACATTGACCTGTTCAAAACTACACTCCTTTTTCAGAACGGCCACATTCACATAAATTCACTCATTTCTCAGTGGAGTGATCAGTGGTCAAGTCATATTAAACTCGAGGGCATCTCAAACGCTGCTGCATCAACTTTTCACTTTCAAACGTTGGTATCACTACGTTAACAATGACAGATGTTTGTGGCATAATCATTATGAGATTAAGCTAGGGGACAAGAGATATAAAGTTGATCACAaggacaacatttaggctacaatagAGATAACTGGCTCAATAATAGAGCAATGAATGTTTTGGTGCTGCATTATACTTTGCCAGCTGTTTTCAAACTTCAATGATCAAGTTGTATCTCAGGAATAAAGCCAAAATGGCAGTTCTTAACAGTTGGCTGTAACGCTGATGCGCCAAACAAGGCGTGACAGACACAAAAGTTGAGACCTAGTCACTGTAACAGCGCTAGCAAGCTATCGTAGCCGACTAGCTCCTGATAAACTAACCCAAACAACACAACACCGAGCGCAATTTTGTGGCAGCGGTTCACCAAGCTTTGGTCTTACCGTTTGCGGAGTTCATTTTCCAGCGACAAGAAAGAACTGAAGTCGCAAATGTACTGCCAGAGGATGACGCAGCGTGTATGACAAAGGGGGGAATGCTGTCAGAGTTCTCAGTCCTTTGGATATCGCTGTCAGTCTGTCTTGTCTTGCCTTACCACCCAGCCTGTTGTTGACAGCAACAGCAGACTGTTCTCCGGACAGTTCCTGAACAAGAAAATACGGATTGACTCTACCAGGCTAGAGCAATCGAAACTTAGGGGCGGGATCGGCGTCAGGACATTCCACATACTCGACAATCGAATATCTTCCTGAAGTGGTGAAAACTTTTCTTTTAATGATATgaatcattttcatttttctttcaaTGAAAATGGAATTAAGACAGTGTGGATATTGGACAAGTGTCTATAAATATGTGCgcaattttcatttttttttgctaTCACATTCTATGTCAGTGTAGATAAAATAAAGTCCGCTGATCGGCACCCAATAAAAACAGTGGGGTGATCCTTAAGTCAGGACCTAAGAATCTGGATGATCTGGggaaaataaattgtaaccTAAAGAGATATGGTCTCAAAccccttgctttgtattctcccaCTTTATGAGATGTCAAAGgagaaaatatgtttttcttttttccaaagGAATGTACAAAGTATTAAATACAGGTGTGCCATGGCACACGtgattttgtttaaaatgtatatttctttatgaggtacttgtttctcagaataaatttgcttcctttCAAGATTGGATTTTTTCCCACTGTTTTTATTGTGAGACCAAGATAAACTGCCAAAAGATGTTTTTATATACCTCTTTTTACACAACCTAACATTTAaggggtgccaataaatgtgcattttttcttaacagaaaaaacaaaacaaaatgcacaTGAAATTGAAAACAAGCAGGTTCATGTCACTTTGTGGACCATGACACTTGCAATGAGAGTATCGCCATCCAGTGGACAACATTGGTACTGCAGTATCATGTCTAGTCTAAATAACGTCAGAATTTCCATTACCTTATTATGGAAAAAGTGGGGTTAGAACAAAGTCATTTGGAGACGTCTGCAGCCTGTGCTAAAAACATATTCAAAACAGCGTGCTGCTCTTTTAGTTTTCTTCTCAGCAAAGTGTCGGTGTTTGTGGGGGAGGCCCGCTCATACACGTCACTTGCATCTCGTTGGCATCATTGCACACATTGTAGGACTGGCATCAATAGTTGTATCCCTTAAATGCCATGGCTGTGTCTTAAGAGTGTGACATCACTGTCTGTGTAGCGTATAAAACGAGGTGAAATTAAAATGATTACAAGTATTTTTTAGGGAAGATAACAATGCTTTGGGAGAGAGATGAGTCAAATTAAATAGTTGGCTTTGGAAAGGTTCTACAAAAGTGTCTTAAAATTCAACTGCCAATGTATGGCAGTGTTTAACATAGATACATTTTTTTCAATGAAAAAAGTTTGATCCAAAAAATCCATAACTCTCCAACGTACAAAAAGAAGCATGTTTTCATCGCCTTCATAAATCATAATCAGCTTtataacacaaacaaacagcaaataCAGACCTCTATAGGCCTAGCTGACTCCAAGCCAGCCAGAGATATAGGCAGGGTGTGAACCCAGACCACACTGAATGAAATTGTAGTCCACATTTTCAGCTGTGATCAACGGTGAAGCACTTTGGGTGAACACTGTGGTTTTAAAAATGCTCTTTTCaaataaagtgacttgactttTGTCAACACATCAAATCCCACATCAAATAACAATGTGTGTTACATTCAAAATTCTGACATATACTGtgcattgtaaaaaaaaaaaaacaattagagCATGTGGTCTTTAAAGGACATTTCTTATACTGTAAAGCATTGtatgatttatataaaattgaAGTGGCATACACATTTTCAGGAGTAAGCAATCACTAGGCTGTTCAACAATTATTCAACTGCTAATAATTTTGTTGCTGGGTTTATGGGTAATCTGCTGAATATTTTGGATTGGAAAAATACAATTACCCAATTCACACCAATGTCATCTTCAATGACACATTAACaacatttcatttgttttttgagCTTATTTGGAGGATACATTTCTCAGGTTTGGACAGTTGACTAATTTAGAGTCAGTTTCACAtatttcatgtcagttaatCACAGCAGGTTCCTTTAAATAAActcacataaataaatacacagtaTCCCAAACATAAGCTCAGATTCTGTCACACAAGAGTTTGACGGAGAAGGCCAGATCGACGGTGTAACTGACTAAGGTGATGCAGGCAAAGGCCATCTCCGAGACGATGATGAGTTTCCCCTCAGATGGGTTCGGTCTGTACAAGTTCAGCACTTTGGTGGAGCTCACGACCGCCGCCACCATGTAGAGCAGGACTCCCAGTGAACTCAAGCCGGCCAGGACACGGTCGAACGGCAGCGGGCACCGCCCAGCGCAGTCTCCCACCATGACCACCACTGTGCCCAAAGAGGCTGAGAGACAGAGGCCGTACGCCATCCCGGGGATCGCCACCTCCCACCCAGTGCTCCTGTGAGACACCTGATCCGCGATCAGCAGCAGACCCATGCAGCCTCCGAAGACCTGGAGCACTTTGAGCAGTCCGGGTACCGTGGCCATGTAGCCCTTCTGTTCCCGGCGGATGAGGTGGGTCTCTGTGGCGTAGGCCAGGAAGGTCAGGCCTGAGAAGATGGTGGCTATGACAGACTCCTTGGTTGTGTTCTCACTCAGCGCCAGGCAAGGGTACGCCAGCGTGGCAGTGAAGACCATGAGCGCGGCCATGGCGGCCACGGTCACCGTCAGGTTCTTCCAGGAAAGCGGCAGCAGGCTGTGGAACTGGATGTaggtgatgatgaggatgaggaggctGAGGGTGAAGAAGAGGCACCAGGTGGACATGCAGAAGGTGCGGAAGAGCTCGGAGTGCTGGACGGTGGTGGGCTCTACCATGGAGGCCACCAGGCTGAAGGTGACACATCCCGAGACAAGAGCCCAGATGCGGACCCCCGAAAGTGGGGTGGTGAGAATGCTGACCTCCCCTAGGATCACAGGCATGGTGGCTCTCCAACATCCAAtgttcaagaaaaaaaaacagacaaaaacagatTCCAAAACTATCCTTTTCTAGAAGACTCCATTCACTGTTCTAACAGAGGAGGAAAGTGGTGAAACCATGAGAAGTGTGCTTCAGAAATGTTCCCCAAGGTAGATACGTGAATGTCACGACAAGGCGATAAGAGCACGTCTCTCTACAATGCAAAGCCTGAGATGCTatgaacacacaccaacatggtCTTGTtctcacgcacaaacacacatacacgcacacaaatgcactGAGGTACTGCATCATCCCCGCCCTCTTCCTGTTCAAGGTTTCAGTAGTGTTTTTGTGAGGTAACCACAAGAGCTAGGTAGGCCTAGTGAACAACAATGCCTTCTGTGCATACTGTAGTTATCCTCCATTGTTCCTGTTTCCTGTCAGAAAAAGAGCAAGAAAAGAAAGCTTGAGCTTTACCTGCTCCTGTCATTGTCAACAAAAACATTAACTGGATTTGTTGTTAACCTATAGGACATTTTTGGAgaacaagtaggctacttcagaCTAGGCTTCTTTTTTACAAGAAAGGTTGGCCGGGGCGCTTTTTTGATTTGAAAAACCACTCACAGTAAAAAGCAGTTGAGGGAGTTTTTACTGCCATAACAAGGTTAATgatagctaacatgctaatttTTCAAACTACTGCAATTTAAAAGACACAGCTAAACAGAAAAATCGGGACACGATCCAGTTTAGGTCCATAAGTGAATATGGTGATACAGTTTAACTCCCACGTCATATAGCTCATTGTGCTCAAAGCCGATCGTAGGCTAATACCTTTTTTCACTGCTACCATCTCCAATTCTGCTGGATACGAATACGTCTCATTACTCAGCTTGTAACAGAAATACAATAGTTAGCTTTACTTTCATGACTCTCTCCCTACTTCTAATGTCAATGACTAAAAAAGAGTAATGTAACTTTCCTCACATAGACGTGTCTAAtaggtgagtgtgagagagatgcaCTATGAATGTGTGCACTTTTGTCTGTATTTCCCGCTGTGGCCATCACTACTTCTTTCCctcttgtctgtgtctgtgtgtgtgtgtgtgtgtgtctgtgtgtgtacacgcaagCCTCAGTGTGTGTACCGCtatttccttccctctctctctctctccctctctctctgtgtctctctctctgcatgtgctCCTGTGTAGGCTGAACACAAAGAAGCTCTATGAAGCTCCCACGTCGTCACTTCAACGCAGTTCTGCACGAGCTCACCTGTTATATTTAGACACACCATACATCAACCCCCATGTGTCAGGCAGCCGAGGCAAAAACAAGACATCTGACAGACTCCATGAAGACAAGAAAACACAGTAAACAAACAGGTACTGTAGCTGCCTAACAGTACACGGCAGAAACACATTACTGATGTGGATTAATGCTTGTTGTCAGACAGCCACTCAGAACTAGGTGAAGGGCTCAAATGAATTTTGGGGCGAAAAACTTGTCAGGGCCTGTAGCTGTACGCTCCTCACTGACGAACCATAAAATATGGAGTCTGAACTTTGTTTGCAGTAAATATTGCAATGATTGAATGATTGCCATTCTACTAAAACATTTGAAATGAAGACTGTGCGAACCATTACACAGTGCTGTGTAATGGTTCATTTATGGATATCACTGTTTTGCTAGATTTGCTTTTAAATGCAGAAACAtgaattgtttttatattaatatgATACATCTTATTAATATGATTTATAATTATGCCTGTGCTAGATTTTACCAGGATAAAGGACATCTCAAAGTTACCAAATTGATGTTGCTATAGTAGGCTGGAAATATGTGTTGTTCTGTGAAAACTACGCCATCATGTGGTCAAACCTTGCACAACATAACTACTTGGTGGTGACAAACTCAATTTAGTCAGTCATTTCTTTCATTCAACAACTAAACCAGGTCAACTGTCTGATGTGGCTTTCTTTAAAAAGACTAGTGACCAAAATATATAGCCCACTACACTCATAGATgacctagggttagggtttgggttagggttggggtcaGTATATTTTCTGAGTTGAATGGTTTTGATTCCACCACAAAGATTGAacatcaaaatgaaaacaaataacaccgaaaaaaataataatccgtGTCATGGATGGCCGGATGCTTGCATGATGGCTAAGGCTCTTGTGAAGTGCAGAAACAGACACGTGTTGTTTTCTCACACTGGCCCCATAATCCAGCAAGTCTACGACAGTTGACTTAATAAAGCTTCCATGAGCTCATGAATTTAGGCTGCAAATTGGATCGTTTTCTTGGAAGTTATTCCTATCTAACGAGTATTCTCTGGTGACCTTTACAATTTAGAGACTGAGCCAACTCTTCAGTGGCTCTCATCTTTATGGCGTTGAGAAGAGGCTGGTGTGATGCTGGATAAAAACCTTTAAGACGGCATAACCCCTTCACAAGTGGCCACGGTGAAAAGGACACCGCAGCGGCTGAGGACGCGGACGAGCCACcatctgacaaaaaaaaagaagaaagaagaaaaacaacaaaataggACATGAAGAAGGCTTTAATTTCGAAATagatggagagggaaagagacagagagagagagaaaggaagaaagttAATAATTGATGTGGCCCTGGTCCCCACGCTGGTTCCAGCAGCTCCCACTATCTCACAAAGACATTTAGCAGTGATTGAGATCAAAGCCACTGCGACTCCCGCTGCTAAGCTGAAAGGCGAAACCGCCGATTGCCTTTCCCCGCGCTAATAATATCGTCTTTATGTAGTTAATAAACTGCACACTTCAGTCAAACTATATCATTACGGGCGACTTAGGGAGCTAATAATTTAAAAGCAGAGAATCGCCTCTGTTCTTCGCTTTGAACTAAACAACATTCTGTTGAACGGGGTAGGGGACCGACAGCAGGGGGTGCATGGACGGGACATCAAAGCCTTTGTCACAACAGTGCAGCGAGAGAAGCACGCGGCCAGACCATGCCGAGTTTACTTCAGTCGCCGAAGACAAAAAGAGCCCCCCTCCCTCGAACAAAAGAGATGAGGACGTCCGGGGCCAGGGGCCAGCGGTAGGTGTCGCCCGCCTCAACCGCAAAAGCAATCAGGTGCCCGGGCGAGCATTGAAGTCGGCCCGCCATGGAGGAGGAAACGAGTCGCGCCGGAAagaaagtaaaaagaaaaaagaaaagttcCACTGAAGTAAAAGTTTATGCTGGAGCCCACTACCTGCCTTTCATTGGATGACATCCGCGTTCCAGGTGTACTTCTGGCGAGCTGAATTAGCCGGATCAATTTCCGCACGCGGTGTGTTGTCCTCCTTTCATGCTGTCTCCTAATGATTGTCGGCGCAAGTGACATTGGAGCCGCAAGACGTTTTCAGATGTGGTGGGTTGCCTCATCAGATTCTTCATCAGAGAGGGTCTTGAAAAACCACACCGAACACAAAAACATGGGAAAACCACACAGGCTGCCAGGGCACAAAGTAATTGCGAAAAGGGAGTATACGTCTTTTTTGAGCACTTCTGTCAATAGCAAACCCTTTCTGTTGAAGTCTACTTAAAAGTCTCCTTTTccccattttttttctttctctcttttgtgtgtgtgtctctctcgctctctctgtctagcTACTACTGGGTTTGTTCCGATACATCTACTTTCCAATGTGACTTTGCGTTAGTTGAAGTCACTCAAAACTTTCTGTCAGTGGAAGTGAGTTAGTACAAACACTGCTTTCAGGAGACCTAATCAGAACAGACAAGGACGTACACAATAGCCGTGCTGAAACATGAACCATCATGCTCAAGCTGTGACATGACGACAACCAATCTACATGCGCACAACACATTACATAAGGATGGCTGATTTGCCTTCGAATTCAAGATGTTGTCGGTGAGATAGTTGAGGTAAATCCTGGACAATTAAAGATTACTTATATTACTTACTCCTCTTCCTCACGTAGGTGGACAATGCACACGGCTCATATTCAGTGGAGGGGTATTGCATCACAGAGCTTAAGCATTATAAACATCGACCCACCGACCcaccttttacatatgcacaccacacatacacatgcagacatacacaagAACGcctctgtgtatgtatataccATCAAATCTGTTCGAAAATGAGTCAATCCCTGTTGAATCTCAAGGGATATTGGATGGTTACTA from Alosa sapidissima isolate fAloSap1 chromosome 9, fAloSap1.pri, whole genome shotgun sequence includes these protein-coding regions:
- the LOC121718225 gene encoding myeloid-associated differentiation marker homolog; protein product: MPVILGEVSILTTPLSGVRIWALVSGCVTFSLVASMVEPTTVQHSELFRTFCMSTWCLFFTLSLLILIITYIQFHSLLPLSWKNLTVTVAAMAALMVFTATLAYPCLALSENTTKESVIATIFSGLTFLAYATETHLIRREQKGYMATVPGLLKVLQVFGGCMGLLLIADQVSHRSTGWEVAIPGMAYGLCLSASLGTVVVMVGDCAGRCPLPFDRVLAGLSSLGVLLYMVAAVVSSTKVLNLYRPNPSEGKLIIVSEMAFACITLVSYTVDLAFSVKLLCDRI